Genomic segment of Methanoculleus horonobensis:
GGCTCATCGAGAATGTCGTGACCCGTCGCGAGTTCCGGAACCGGGGGTTCGGCACGGCCCTCCTCAACCGTGTGCTCGAGTGCGCGTGGAACGAGGACTGTTACAAGGTGATGCTTCTGTCCGGCCGTCGCGAACAAAACGTCTTCCGGCTCTACGAGAAGGCAGGGTTCGTCCGGGGCGCCAAGGAAGGGCTGATCGCGTATCCACCGGAATGATCTCCGGCGGCTCGCCGGTCCGAATATGCCGGAAGAAAACGCAAACTCCAAATCCCCGGCAAAAGATGGATGGTAAAGGTAGATAGTCGTGCAATCAAAGCGTTCACAGACCGCGAGGGCCGGATCGATCCTGTTCACCCTGCTCCTCACTCTCGTCTCTCCGGCATCCGCCGGCCTCTACACCGACTCGTGCGGGATGGTATGGACGGACGCCTCCGTCCCGTTCGAGCACAACAACGAGACAGCCTACAACGAGGAACTGATGGCATCATATGCACCCATCATGGCGAACCTGACGGAGCCCCCTGATCTCGGCAACATCTCCTGGAGCGCTGCCTTCCGCGAGACCTGCGCCTACATGGAGGAGCGCTATGCCTTCACGGAGTGGCGCGGCGTCGACTGGGACGCGCTGCATGCGGGGTATGCGCCGAAGATTGCGGAGGCCGAGGAGAACGAGGACAGCGCCGCATACTACCGGACGCTCCGCGAGTTCGTCTATGCCATCCCCGACGGGCACGTCCTGGTTCTCTCCCCCGACGACTTCGGGGCGAAGCATGCCGACATCGGCGGGGGCTACGGGCTCGGTGTCGCACGGCTCGATTCGGGCGAGGTGATCGTGACCTACGTCGCGAACGGAAGCGATGCCGAGCGGGCGGGCATCCGGTTCGGCGACGAGGTGGTCTCCTGGAACGGCCGGCCGGTCGGGGAGGCGATCGACGCGACCTCGATCATCTGGACGCCGATCAAGCCCTCGACGGCGGAAGGCATCCTCCTCCACAAACTGCGATTCCTGACCCGGGCGCCGGTCGGCACCCCGGTGGAGATCGGCATTGCCGGCCCGGCGGATTCCGTTCCCCGCACGGTCAACCTGACCGCAACGGACGACGGCTACGAGACCCTCGCCCGGACGAGCATCTTCCTCGGCCGCGAGGTGAACGACGGAGCGGCCGGGTCGTCGGCGGAACTCAAGGCAATGATCACGAACGAGACCGTGACCACCCGGACACTCCCGGGAGGGATCGCCTACATCGCGGTCTACGAAGAGTTTTATGATGTCTACCAGCCTTTCAAGGCGGCGATGAAGGACGCGATCGCCGACGGTGCGCCCGGCATCGTCATCGACCTCCGGTTCAACCGGGGCGGGGACGACAACCTGGCCGCCGCCTACGCCGGGTGGTTCGTGGATCGGCCGGTCTTCTACGAGTACGGCACCACCTACGACCCCGGCACCGGGGAGCCCGCGGTCCTCTGGGAGTCATGGACACGGCCCCGGCCCGACCGCTACGAGGGCCCGGTCGCTCTCCTCGTCAGCCCCTACACCATCAGTTCGGGCGAGGGCCTCCCGAAGGTCTTTGCAGAGTCCGGGACAGGCGCGATCGTCTCGTGGTACGGGACGAACGGGGCGTTCGGGATGGAGTCGATGGGGCCGGTGCTCCCCCTCGGGGTCATGACCGCCTTCCCGCAGGGTGCCTCACTCGACGAGAACGGCCGGATCCAGGTCGACAGCAACGCGTCCCTGGTCGGCGGGGTCGCCCCGACGGTGCGGGTGCCGCTCGACCGGGATACCCTGGCGCGGGCGATGGCCGGGGAGGACGTCCAGCTCTCGTATGCGGTCGACTGGATCCGGGCTCAGGCGGAGGAGACGACCGCGGAGCCTTCCGCGGAGCCGACACAGGCAGCGCCCGGGTGGGCGGCCGTGCTCGCGG
This window contains:
- a CDS encoding S41 family peptidase gives rise to the protein MQSKRSQTARAGSILFTLLLTLVSPASAGLYTDSCGMVWTDASVPFEHNNETAYNEELMASYAPIMANLTEPPDLGNISWSAAFRETCAYMEERYAFTEWRGVDWDALHAGYAPKIAEAEENEDSAAYYRTLREFVYAIPDGHVLVLSPDDFGAKHADIGGGYGLGVARLDSGEVIVTYVANGSDAERAGIRFGDEVVSWNGRPVGEAIDATSIIWTPIKPSTAEGILLHKLRFLTRAPVGTPVEIGIAGPADSVPRTVNLTATDDGYETLARTSIFLGREVNDGAAGSSAELKAMITNETVTTRTLPGGIAYIAVYEEFYDVYQPFKAAMKDAIADGAPGIVIDLRFNRGGDDNLAAAYAGWFVDRPVFYEYGTTYDPGTGEPAVLWESWTRPRPDRYEGPVALLVSPYTISSGEGLPKVFAESGTGAIVSWYGTNGAFGMESMGPVLPLGVMTAFPQGASLDENGRIQVDSNASLVGGVAPTVRVPLDRDTLARAMAGEDVQLSYAVDWIRAQAEETTAEPSAEPTQAAPGWAAVLAALAVVAVWYGRR